The Gemmatimonadaceae bacterium genome contains the following window.
GCGCCGCGGCCTTGGCCAAGCCGCCAGGCCCGAACACGCTCTCGTGTCCGGCGGGCGCCTTCGGTGGCTCGCTGGCCTTGAGATAGCCCTCGGCCATCAAGCGCTGCACGATGTCATCAAGCAGCTTGGCGAGCTTCTCCTCGGAGATGTCGTCGCCGTCGCCGCGCAGGGCGTCGAGCATCTCGGGCGTGAACTGCCCGCTCTGGATCAGCGCGTCGAGGATGGCCTGCTTGAGGGCGTCGAGGGAGCGGTCGCCGCCCTGGTCGTCGTCTTCGTAGCCCCAGGGATTCGCGGGGCCGCCGCCGGCGAATCCGCTCTGCAGGAGAAAGTCGGCCAGGTTGTCGAGCAGGGACTGCAGGTCCACGGCATCCGCGGACTCGGGGCTGAACTTCTTGTAGGTGTGGAACCGCATCCCTGGCCTCCCAGCGTCACTCGCAAGCTAGTGAATGAACGCGGTCAGGCCCAGATAAGTGCCGTAGGCGACCAGCAACACCGCGCCCTCGAAGCGCGTGATCTCTCCCTTGCTGCGCATGATGGGGAAGAGCAGCAGCGAGAGGCCCAGCATCCACCAGAGGTCGCCGTGCAGAATCGGCGCGGAGACGGTCAGCGGCCGCACCATGGCGGTCACGCCGAGAATGCCGAGGATGTTGAAGATGTTCGAGCCGATGACGTTGCCCAGTGCGATCTCGCTCTGGCCACGGCGCGCCGCGACGATGCTGGTGAAGGCTTCCGGAGCGCCGGTGCCCATCGCCACTACGGTGAGTGCGATCATGCGCTCGGTCATCCCGAACGCGCGTGCCAACACGGTGGCGCCACGCACAAGGAGGTCGCCGCCCACGACCAAGAGCGCCACGCCGGCCGCAATAAGCCCAAGGGCACCGCCGAGCGAACGGAGATGCGCCAGCGGCGCGCGCCGCGTCACCTCGTACTCCAAGTCCGAGGCCTCCTCGCCCGAGACTGCCTTCCGGCCGATCAACACGGCGTACCAGGTGAACAACGCGAGGCCGGTGACGAAGAATCCGCCTTCCAGCCGGTCGAGCTGTCCGTCGCGGGCCAGCATCAGCAGCTGGAACGAGGCGAGGAACATGAACGGCCACTCCAGCCGCACCGCGCTGCCGTGGACGCGCATCGGCAGGATGACGGCCGAGATGCCCAGTACCACGCCGATGTTGAAGAGATTGGAGCCGATCGCGTTGCCCAGCGCGAGATCCGAACTGCCGCGAAGGGCGGCCGCGATGCTGACGGTCAGTTCGGGCAGGGAAGTGCCCATCGACACGATGGTCAACCCGATGACGGCCGCCGAGATGCGCAGCGACTTGGCGATGGTCACCGCGCCACGGATGAGGACGTCGGCGCCGAGCCCCAAGAGAGCGATGCCGGCGATCAAGACGAGGGTGGCGACGGGGGAGGACATCCGCCTCAAAGCTGCAGCCGGGGACGCGGACTGTCACGGGGGCCACCCCTCCAGCGAGATTACGACTGTGACGGTGCCTGTCCGCTCCCTGAATCCGTTCCGCGTACTGCTCAAGTACCGGAACTTCAGGCTGTTCTGGACGGGGCAGACGATCTCGCTGATCGGCTCCTGGATGCAGCAGGTGGCGATTGGTTGGCTGGCGCTTGAGTTGTCGAACGATCCCTTCCTCGTGGGCTTGGTCGCCGCGGCCGGCACGCTGCCCATCCTGCTCTTCTCGCTACCCGGTGGCGCACTCGCCGACCGCAGCGACAAGCTGCGCGTCATCCGTACCGCGCAGACGCTGATGCTGCTCGAAGCCACAGCGCTGTTCTACCTCGCGATGACCGAGCACCTGACAATCGGCTCGCTGATCCTGCTCACCAGCATCGGCGGACTGCTCGCGGCCTTCGAGATCCCGGCACGGCAGGCGATGTTTGTCGAGTTGGTGGGCCACGCCGACCTGCCGCAGGCCATCGGTCTCAACTCCACGGGCTTCAACCTGGCGCGCGTGCTCGGTCCGACGGTCGCCGCCGTGGTGATCGCCAAGCTGGGCATCGCGTGGACCTTCGGCCTCAACGCGCTGAGCTTCCTCTCGGTGCTGGTCGGGCTCGCGATGATCCAACTCCCGCCGCGCGCCGTCGCGCCGGGCCCGCGCCAGAGCGCCTTCGACGGAATGCTGGAGGCCGTGCGCTTTGTGCGCGCCACACGACCGCTACCACAACTAATGCTCGTCGCATCGACCTTCTCGGTGCTCGGCATTCCAGTGATCACGCTGTTGCCCGTGGTCGCGCGCGACCTGCTCGGGCTCGGCGCCGAGGGCTACGGGGCGCTGATGGCCACGCTGGGGCTGGGCGCCATCAGTGGTGCGCTCGGCATCGCGGCCACGGGCGGCGGAGCGCAGAAAGGCCGCACGATGTTCTGGGCCTCGCACCTCTTTCCCTTGTTGCTGGTGGTGTTCGCCTTCGTGCGATTCCCTGTCGTGAACGGTCTGCTGCTCTTCTTTGTCGGCATCACGATGATCCTGAACAACGCGCTGGTGAACGCGCGGCTGCAGGAGGTCGTCCCCGACGCCCTGCGCGGTCGCGTGATC
Protein-coding sequences here:
- a CDS encoding calcium/sodium antiporter; this encodes MSSPVATLVLIAGIALLGLGADVLIRGAVTIAKSLRISAAVIGLTIVSMGTSLPELTVSIAAALRGSSDLALGNAIGSNLFNIGVVLGISAVILPMRVHGSAVRLEWPFMFLASFQLLMLARDGQLDRLEGGFFVTGLALFTWYAVLIGRKAVSGEEASDLEYEVTRRAPLAHLRSLGGALGLIAAGVALLVVGGDLLVRGATVLARAFGMTERMIALTVVAMGTGAPEAFTSIVAARRGQSEIALGNVIGSNIFNILGILGVTAMVRPLTVSAPILHGDLWWMLGLSLLLFPIMRSKGEITRFEGAVLLVAYGTYLGLTAFIH
- a CDS encoding MFS transporter is translated as MTVPVRSLNPFRVLLKYRNFRLFWTGQTISLIGSWMQQVAIGWLALELSNDPFLVGLVAAAGTLPILLFSLPGGALADRSDKLRVIRTAQTLMLLEATALFYLAMTEHLTIGSLILLTSIGGLLAAFEIPARQAMFVELVGHADLPQAIGLNSTGFNLARVLGPTVAAVVIAKLGIAWTFGLNALSFLSVLVGLAMIQLPPRAVAPGPRQSAFDGMLEAVRFVRATRPLPQLMLVASTFSVLGIPVITLLPVVARDLLGLGAEGYGALMATLGLGAISGALGIAATGGGAQKGRTMFWASHLFPLLLVVFAFVRFPVVNGLLLFFVGITMILNNALVNARLQEVVPDALRGRVISLYVMVYIGGSPLGSFLGGALAKWFGAAWAIGACATAMLLFAVWIFRREPALTAH